Within the Candidatus Glassbacteria bacterium genome, the region TGATAGCGGGAAGTGCACAATGAACAACTCAGCTAAGAATGAATCCGGCGGGCGCGGGAAGCCAAAGGCAATCCCCGCAGTCTCCCAGAGGCAAAAGGCGCTGCTTTTTTTGATCGGCCTGTTTTGCATCGTGTTTGTCGAGTTGACGCTCAGGCTGATTCCCGCTCAATCGCAGAAGGTCCAGGTCCAGGACCCTTTCGTCGGCTTTTCCGCGGTTAACCCGCTGTTCACCCGTTATGTCGCCGATGACGGGACTGCCCGGCTTAAAACCTCGCCGGACAAGCTCACATTGTTCAACGCCCAGGATTTCAAACTCGAAAAAAACCCCGGCACGTTCCGCATCTTCACCCTCGGCGGCAGCACGACCTACGGCCGCCCATATGCCGACCGGACCTCGTTCGGCGGCTGGCTGAGGACGCTGCTCAATTATGACGGCGGCTCAGGAGCAGCTTACGAAGTAATCAACGCCGGTGGAATAAGTTACGCCAGTTACAGGGTCTGTTTAATCCTCGAGGAGCTGCTCCGCTATTCACCCGACCTGTTCGTGGTGTACACCGGGCACAACGAATTTCTGGAGGCGCGCACCTACGGAAACCTGCAGAGTCAGTCATCGCTGGTGTTCAAAATGCGCAAGCTCCTGTCAGGTTTAAAAATTTACGGTCTGCTGAAAAAAGCAGTCCATTCCACGGGGATCGTTGAAGTAAGCCTCGATCCGGAGCGGTCAGTCCTGGCTCCCGAGGTCAGGACCATGCTCGACAGCAGCGCGGGGCTTGACCTCTACGAACGCGACAGCCTGTTCGCAAACGGCGTATTCGTGCATTTTCGCTTCAATATCCGGCGGATCAAAACCCTGTGCCAACAGGCGGGCGTGCCGGTCGTATTCCTGGATCCGGTGGACAATATCAAGGATTTTTCACCGTTTAAAAGCCAGGGAGCGGACGACCTGGCTCCTGATATCTCCGCTGAACTGTCCGTTTTGATTTCGGAAAGCAGAAGCCATCTCGCCGCCGGTCAACCCGCTGACGCTGTCAGCAAGCTGACCAGAGCCGTCGGCCTGGATTCCCTGGACGCCGACAACTGGTTCCTGCTGGGCAGGGCCTGTCTCGCCGCGGGCGACACAGCCAGCGCCGCCGGGTATCTTCACCTGGCGCGTGAACTCGATGTCTGTCCCCTGCGCGCCCAGCACCCTGTCCACCGGATTCTCGGCGAGGAGATGGCCGGCGCCGACGACCCTCCCCTGCTCGACCTGCCTGATTTGTTTCGACGCCTTTCACCGGGCGGGCTGATCGGCCAGGAACTGCTGATCGATCATATCCATCCACGGCCGGAAACCAACCTGCGGATCGCCCTGTTTATCCTCGAGTGGATGATCGACACCGGCTATGCGGGCGGGAATTCCTATCCCGCATCCGCTGAACGGGTCACTGAAATTATCCGGGCGGTCTATCAGGACCTCCCGGATGACTACGAGGTGCTGGGGATTGTCAAGCTGGCCCGTGTGCTTTTCTGGGCGAAAAAATTCCTTGAGGGCCTCTACGTGCTCGACAGCCACTGGGAAAGTCTTTATCAGACGCCGGAAGCGCAATTTCTGCGCGGCCGGATATTGCTGGCGCTGGAGCAGCCGGATGAAGCCCTGGGCCATTTCCGCGAGGCCTACAACCTGGCTCCGGAAGAGAAAGTGGTGCTGGCTGAACTGGCCGATCTCTATGGAGACCTGGGAGAGATCGACAGGGCGACGGAAGTATTGCGCGAAGGGATAAAACAGTTCCCCGACGACGCTTTCCTGCTGGCGGAATACGGCATGCTGCTCGCCAGATCGGGCAATCCGGACCACGCCATGCGCATGATCCAGAAAGCCGGCAGACTTGAGCCGGACAACCTGAATATCCGACTCAATATCGGCAATGTTTATTCCATGGCCGGGATGTACCGCCAGGCTGAAAAAGCATATCTCGAATCCATCGAGCTGGACCCCGAAAACAGCGACGCCTGGTATAGTCTCGCCAACGTGCAAATTAAACTGAACAAGCTGGAAGAGGCGGAAAAAGATTTTCAGAAAGCGATCAGTCTGGACCGGAACAATAGCCATGCAAGACTCAACCTCGGGAATTTATATCTTATCACCCGGCGCTTCAAAGAAGCGGAAAACGCCTACCGCCTGGCCCTGAAATCCAAAAAGACACTTCCCGGAATTTACGAGAACCTGGCAAAGCTGTACGTCATTACCGGCGATGACTCCAGTGCGAAGAAAATCGCCCATGAAGGGCTGGAGCTGTTTCCGCGGGACTCTATCCTGAATGAAATCGTATCCTCTAATCAACCATGAAAAGACCGGTCAGCTATTGCCTCCTTGTCTCAAAGCGATGTCCCCTGCAACAAGTCTTCGGTATGCAGTATTAAAACGCCAATCAATCTCATAGAGTCGCAATCCCTTGATTTTCATCACATTCTATTGTAATTTTCTTTTGAGATAGGTTATTTGGTTTTTCACCAGGTACCAGTGAAGCGGAGGTATGCAATGCGTTTCCTTTCGTTGATTGCGGTCGCGGCCGTTTTGACCGTATCGGGTTCCAGCGCCCTGATGGCCCATTGCGAGGTCCCCTGCGGCATCTATGACGACCACATGCGGGTCCATATGATCGAGGAGCACTGCACCACGCTCGAAAAGGCGATGACCGAGATCAAGAACAACACGGCCACCGCCAAGACCCAGAGCGAAGTCAGCCTGGCCGCCCAGCAGGCTGTCCGGTGGGTGACGAACAAGGAAAAACACGCCACCGAGATCCAGACTATCTGCTCCCGGTATTTCCTGACCCAGCGGATCAAGCCCGACCAGGCGGATTACCACAAGAAGCTCGAGCTGCTGCACGGGATCATGGTCTCGGCGATGAAAGCCAAGCAGACTGTCGATCCGGCCCACGTGGCCAGGATTCGCTCACTGCTGGCGGAGTTCGAGAAACTTTATTTCAGCAACTGAACCATTTGTGACGGATTCAATTAACGCAGTTGCAAGGGCCCGTTTTTCAGCGGGCCCTTTTTATCTGGCCAAGGCTATGAGCTCGCCGCGCAGATACACAATTCTTCAAAGTCTGGACAAAGTACGCCATCTTGTTTAAAATATTGACTACAAAAGTTTGCGACTTATTCTTCCATCTCAGCTTCCGGGAGCGTTGCCGATGCGAAACCTGAAATTCACCGTCCTTTCTTCCCTTGCCGCCGCCCTGATTTTCGTCTGCGCTTCGCAGGCCGGAGCCGAGCAGTCCGGCGAATGGATCAGCCTGTTCAACGGTAAGGATCTTTGCGGCTGGGCGCAGGTGAACTGCGCCAAAGAAACGTTCACGGTCCGCGACGGGATGATAATCTGCACCGGTATCCCGACCGGGGTGCTGCGTACGGACAGGATGTACGAAAACTACGTTCTGGAACTGGAATGGCGCCACATGAAACAGGGCGGCAACGCCGGGCTGTTTGTCCACTCCGATGCCCTGCCCGCCCGCGGACAGCCGTTCACTCGCAGTATCGAGGTCCAGGTGATGGACGGCAATGCCGGGGACATCTTCTCGATCCACGGCGCCAGCATGACTCCCTACAAGCTCCACCCGCGCGGCCCCGGCAACAAGCGCTCCCTGCCGGCAAAAGACACGATGAACCCGGCCGGAGAGTGGAACCATTACAAGGTTATCAGCAGGAACGGTACGCTGACCCTGTATGTCAACGGTGAGGTTGTCAACTGGGCCTACGACTGCGATCCGCGCAAGGGTTATATCTGCCTGGAAAGCGAAGGCAGCGAGATCCATTTCCGCAACCTGAAGATCATGGAACTGCCCAGCTCTCATCCGCCGATGGCCGAGATAGCCACCAGGGCCGAGGGTTTCAAGGCCCTCTACACCGGCCTCGATTTGCGCAACTGGAAGCAGAACCCCGGCCACGAGGGCCATTGGGTCGCCGATAACTGGCGGATTAAATACGATGGCAAGAGTGAGGCGGAGCCGCACGAGGAAAAGAATCTCTGGAGCGAGAAAAGCTACCGTAATTTCGAGCTGATAGTCGACTGGCGGCAGCCCGGCGAGGCGGTAGTGGACACGGTGCCGGTGATTCTGCCCGACGGTTCCTACATTATCGATGAGCAGACGGGTCAGCCGAAAAAGGTGCCGGTGATGGACGCCGGTGACAGCGGCATCTACCTTCGCGGCAGCAGCAAGGCCCAGATCAATATCTGGAACTGGCCGATCGGCAGCGGCGAGTTCTACGGCTACCGTCTGGACCAGAGCATGGCTCCGGCGGTGCGCGCCGGGGTGACCCCGATTCTCAACGCCGACAGGCCGATCGGCCAGTGGAACCGCTTCCACATCACGATGATCGACGACCGGGTGACGGTGGCGCTCAACGGCCGGACCGTAATCGACGACGCCCTGCTGCCCGGCGTGCCGCCCACGGGCCCGATCGCCCTGCAGCATCACGGAGATCTACTGGAGTTCGCCAACGTTTTTATCAAGGAACTCCCTTAGGCGGATAGCTTAACCGGAGGGCTAGTCCTAACTGGTAAGGCAGCTGACTTGAAATCAGCCGGGGTAACACCCATGGGGGTTCGAGTCCCTCGCCCTCCGCCATTATTAACAAGGGTTTGCGCTTATCACTTGGCAGTTTAGTTAGACGGGGAACGGCTTCAAACTGCCCATTCCTTGACAAACGCAAGCCTAAAGATGGCCCCTTGGATTGATCCAGGGGGCTTTCTTTATTCACCCTACACGGCGTTGAAGTTTAAGTACTCTGGCCCCTCTTGCGGGCGCTGCGTAGCGTTCTGTCATCGTGACGCTGCTATGATCGAGTAAAGCCTGAACGTCCCTGATAACGGCTCCAGCGTCCGTAAGTTCAGTGGCGAAAACATTGACCTGCTCCAGAGACTATAATCTCAACTTTAAACGTAAAGGAGAATAATCCTACCCATGCCTTACAAACTCTTGAGTCCTCTCATTACTAGTGGTATCGTTCTTGGGGGCAGGTCACTTAAGATTAAAAGCTTGATGCATTTTATATATATTTAATGTTTGGTATATATGTTATGAAAATATTTAAACAAATGAACGTTTTAAAGATATATAAAGCATATTAACTTGACTGTGCTTGGTTGTTGCATTAATAATATTTAGTAATATGAGATTAAAACGCACTTTTCTCAAGGCGTGGTTTGGCTACTTCCTCTTGGGAGCATAGAAATATAAGGATTTAATTTCAAGAGCTTTAACTCGTTCAAAATAATTCTCCAATATTCCTTTGAAAAGGAGTTTTACAATGCCTAAAAGAAAACGCAATCACGGATTACTCCCCGATGGCGTAGACTTAAGGGATTTAGAGAATACTACGTCAAATGATATTGAGTTACTCATAAAGGGTTCCCAACAGCTAAAACCCTTGCTTGATTCATTACGCGAAGAACTACAAGATTCAATTAAAGCTCAACCATTTGAAATGCCTTCAAAAAAAGTCTGGAAGGAGATTGAGCGCGCGTTACCCTTACAGTATAAAGGGCTTCGTAAGAACCTTGCACAATTAAAAGGCAAAGATTTGACTGATGGTGAATTCAACCGTCTTATTCATATGGGTGTGGATAAAGCACGATTAGCGACAGAAAAAATCATGAAGCCCGGCAGTGGTCTTGAGGAAATTGTTGAGAAAAATTTATCGGCCGATGGGACTTATAAATTCGTAGGGACAACACTCATTTGGAATACTCCTGAGCATCTTCCTGATATTGTTCTTAATACATCTGACTCCGACGAATTGACTGCTGCTGAGATTATTCTCATAACATCTCTCATTGTTGAAGTTGTAGGATTTTTGTTTGCGCTGTTAGGTGTTGTTTTCCCGAAAATTGACTTGGTAAAGCTTTGGAACAAAGTATTACGTACGCGAAGTCGCCGTGTATTTGAACTATTGAAAAAGCTACTGGAAGTATTGATGGATGCACAGAAACCGATAGCAAAGAAACTCGAAGCAATTCTTAAGTTCGTTAAGGCTCTTGCGTCACTTGGCCTTCTGAGTGACTTGATTGCCCAGATTTTTAACGATATGTCATGGTTGCAGTTAGCCTTTATGCTTTTACAGATATTAGCTCAGGTGGCACTCTGGTTGTTGCCGGGTGCACAAGCTGCATTGGTTGCTCAAAAGATGGTTGCAGTCTTAAGCGCGATAGTTTCGCTTACGAAAAAAGCGAGAGATTTGGCAGGCATGCTCTCCAAGTAAGTAAGATTGTCTATGGCGAAAGAGCAACCAAAAATCGAACAGACAATTCTGTGATTACGAGAGGTGGAGATATAATGCAGAGTGGGAACGCACATTGACCTGCCCCCAAGAACGATACCACTAATAATGAGAGAACTCAAGAGTTGGTAAAGGATATGCTCCTACGACCAAGTATAGGATAGAAGCGTATATCGTCCGCGCTTTTCTTTTTGCTGGCGTGAAGTTCCCAATAATCCCCTAAAGCAAAGTCCTTTAATGGTATTTTTTGTTCCCGCTTTATCCCGTAATCCTTTGCCGCAACCTCTTCCTGAACAGGGCACGAGATGAGTTCTCTTTTGCCATCCGGGGGCCTTTCCATTGGGCGGGGGGGCTAACTGCCTCTCCTCTCCAGGGAAAGCATTCTTTTTATCTAACATAGCCACCTACTCTACCCGCTCGCCCGCCATAAAGCATTTTCTATATCTGGTCGACTCTCAGTCCCCCTGAGGCGGGGGGCGGTCCCCTGCCCTCTTTGCCCATTTCTTGCCAAAGCGCATTCAACCCATACGACACATACGGCATTTGCTGCTTATACAATGCGCGGACATTAAATTGGCCAAACGTGCGCCGCGCTTGTATCTGATGTGATTTTCACTCTTCCCTAATCGGAACTTGAAATCAGCCGGGGTAACACCCATGGGGGTTCGAGTCCCTCGCCCTCCGCCAGTTCTCAAGCGGCATTCCCGCGCCTGTCGCGGGTTTGCCGCTTTTTGTATTTACGATCGCCGTACTCTCCCATCACGATAACATTACACCTTTTACCATGTTTACCTACTAAATATAAGATGGGGAAATTTCAGGGAAATTATCCGGACGCGCCACCTCTGGCCACAACCAGTTTCTGTTCCTCACCGGCGATAACCGCGGGCCTGACAGCGGGGATTTCAACGACCCGATCGGGGACAGACATCATGCGGAGACAACAAGCGGATTTGCTGAGGAGCTGGAGAGTTTCCTGCCCGAAACGCGATTAGCAGCTGCCTGCAGATCGGGAAGTTTCACAAACCGCAACTACTCGTTTCCAATCGCGAAACACCACCGGAAACCAGCAGTCAGCCGGTTTTACTTTACGTACTTGAACCCGTAATACAGTCCGGCCTTCGCCTTTGCATCGTCGGACCAGACCATTACCGCTGTTCGGCTGACCAGCTTATCCCCGATCCTGATCCGGATGTGAAAGCGGATCGGTTTGTTCAGCTCCAGCCGGACGCCTTCGTCGGAGACATCCACTGTCCGTGCCTTGAAAACGCTTGATTCAAGGTACAGTTCCGCCTGCACCTCTTTGGTCTTTCGCTCGCGCCTTCTTCTTTCCGATTTATTTTCAGACACGTTTGCATCCCCATGTTTCAGCCATTGATTTTTAATCGGGCGGGGTTCCGTTACCAGATTAAACCATACACGATTATTTTTTGCAAGTCTTTTCGCGCTGGATTTGTGCTTGAGACGAACCATTCTCTGCGATACTGCGGATAAAAAGTTTTGTGTTTTACTTTTCCCGGAAGCTCCAAGCAGTTAGTATTAGTCCATATGTGACAATTTTTCGTTTTTCAGACCTCCTCTTCCGCTGGATCTCCGCCATGAACCGTCAAAGCAAAAGTATCAGCCGCAGAGACTTCGCCAGAATCGGAGCAGCCGCGGTAATCTCGGCAGGAGCCGCCATACCGGGCAGGGTTTCCGGCGCGAATGTGCGGCTGCGTCTCGGGGGAACCGTGTTCGGCAAGTACACCAACCCGGAAAGCTGGGTGGAGGCCCACCGCAAATGGGGCTACCGGGCCGCATGGTGCCCGCTGGATGCCGATTCACCCCCGGAGGAGGTGGCCGCTTACCGCGACGCCGCCGTAAGGAACGATCTCGTGATCGNNNNNNNNNNCGAGGTGGGCGCCTGGAGCAACCCTATCAGCCGCGATGACTCCGAGCGGACCGAGGCAATCGAAAAGTGCCGGCGCCAGCTCGATCTCGCCGACCGGGTCGGAGCGCTGTGCTGTGTGAATATCAGCGGATCGCGGGGGGAGAAATGG harbors:
- a CDS encoding tetratricopeptide repeat protein, which gives rise to MNNSAKNESGGRGKPKAIPAVSQRQKALLFLIGLFCIVFVELTLRLIPAQSQKVQVQDPFVGFSAVNPLFTRYVADDGTARLKTSPDKLTLFNAQDFKLEKNPGTFRIFTLGGSTTYGRPYADRTSFGGWLRTLLNYDGGSGAAYEVINAGGISYASYRVCLILEELLRYSPDLFVVYTGHNEFLEARTYGNLQSQSSLVFKMRKLLSGLKIYGLLKKAVHSTGIVEVSLDPERSVLAPEVRTMLDSSAGLDLYERDSLFANGVFVHFRFNIRRIKTLCQQAGVPVVFLDPVDNIKDFSPFKSQGADDLAPDISAELSVLISESRSHLAAGQPADAVSKLTRAVGLDSLDADNWFLLGRACLAAGDTASAAGYLHLARELDVCPLRAQHPVHRILGEEMAGADDPPLLDLPDLFRRLSPGGLIGQELLIDHIHPRPETNLRIALFILEWMIDTGYAGGNSYPASAERVTEIIRAVYQDLPDDYEVLGIVKLARVLFWAKKFLEGLYVLDSHWESLYQTPEAQFLRGRILLALEQPDEALGHFREAYNLAPEEKVVLAELADLYGDLGEIDRATEVLREGIKQFPDDAFLLAEYGMLLARSGNPDHAMRMIQKAGRLEPDNLNIRLNIGNVYSMAGMYRQAEKAYLESIELDPENSDAWYSLANVQIKLNKLEEAEKDFQKAISLDRNNSHARLNLGNLYLITRRFKEAENAYRLALKSKKTLPGIYENLAKLYVITGDDSSAKKIAHEGLELFPRDSILNEIVSSNQP
- a CDS encoding superoxide dismutase, yielding MRFLSLIAVAAVLTVSGSSALMAHCEVPCGIYDDHMRVHMIEEHCTTLEKAMTEIKNNTATAKTQSEVSLAAQQAVRWVTNKEKHATEIQTICSRYFLTQRIKPDQADYHKKLELLHGIMVSAMKAKQTVDPAHVARIRSLLAEFEKLYFSN
- a CDS encoding DUF1080 domain-containing protein; the protein is MRNLKFTVLSSLAAALIFVCASQAGAEQSGEWISLFNGKDLCGWAQVNCAKETFTVRDGMIICTGIPTGVLRTDRMYENYVLELEWRHMKQGGNAGLFVHSDALPARGQPFTRSIEVQVMDGNAGDIFSIHGASMTPYKLHPRGPGNKRSLPAKDTMNPAGEWNHYKVISRNGTLTLYVNGEVVNWAYDCDPRKGYICLESEGSEIHFRNLKIMELPSSHPPMAEIATRAEGFKALYTGLDLRNWKQNPGHEGHWVADNWRIKYDGKSEAEPHEEKNLWSEKSYRNFELIVDWRQPGEAVVDTVPVILPDGSYIIDEQTGQPKKVPVMDAGDSGIYLRGSSKAQINIWNWPIGSGEFYGYRLDQSMAPAVRAGVTPILNADRPIGQWNRFHITMIDDRVTVALNGRTVIDDALLPGVPPTGPIALQHHGDLLEFANVFIKELP
- a CDS encoding site-specific integrase codes for the protein MEQVNVFATELTDAGAVIRDVQALLDHSSVTMTERYAAPARGARVLKLQRRVG
- a CDS encoding PilZ domain-containing protein, which produces MVRLKHKSSAKRLAKNNRVWFNLVTEPRPIKNQWLKHGDANVSENKSERRRRERKTKEVQAELYLESSVFKARTVDVSDEGVRLELNKPIRFHIRIRIGDKLVSRTAVMVWSDDAKAKAGLYYGFKYVK